A window from Plasmodium gaboni strain SY75 chromosome 9, whole genome shotgun sequence encodes these proteins:
- a CDS encoding leucine-rich repeat protein, whose product MSNEKGDIKEDNEEKLNVESVQNDKKENTLFDDIIPQHDYKRIRTNIINEEILIEGINKSYNLKREDIIKDFYYAKVLSLENRDIVLIQNMNLFKNLEELHLNNNLIEDLENLEELINLKILSASNNKIKKIKNLNNLYNLRELNLHNNEIEKIENLNNNKKLQILILSNNYIKHIEDIIYLKCLDKLKFLNIINNPICNIPDLQNFVMKNLISIKYFNNIILSSIKKVDKKHIYIHPNEDLTIYKSSIIKEKGISKNENSNPYFYIKNNCSDIENYKKNISEAYLYELTTLPDTLFDEKKQPPIFKKIINYEKIKEIFLTDLGEIHLGIIDKILLLNEDRKKCSDLFEEDVEKFISQYMLNNIEEYNKLKKRSKKVIHSLEVFLDQPKEFENMMMQKCPNYYKKNIEIKNKEQINNSVIKRFEEISKSLNLNIIKDDLLNLVEDKETHNYITDETTNICTNNNYIYVDKEKYNTIKIYIENNIKENIFFRDKLINDELMNIVALNNFIEIFKTNISKTIKRINDNITDYFKKLDKLEEKFNTQIINFFSEVKNNDHPSIVLSEDEINEYYSYKNYRSNIMNNLEDYISSSYNKAGSVLIEEKKKHLFLQSRDRIEEIGKIVNIYNDLFYSYLYIIRVE is encoded by the exons ATGAGTAACGAAAAAGGAGATATTAAAGAAGACaatgaagaaaaattaaatgttGAAAGTGTTCAGAATGATAAGAAAGAAAATACTCTATTTGATGATATAATACCACAACATgattataaaagaataagaacaaatattataaatgaagaaatattaattgaaggaataaataaatcatataatttaaaaagagAAGATATTATTAAAGATTTTTATTATGCTAAAGTGTTATCACTAGAAAATAGGGATATTGTCCTTATACAAAATATGAACCTATTCAAAa ATTTAGAGGAACTACATTTAAATAACAATTTAATAGAAGACCTTGAAAATTTAGaagaattaataaatttaaaaatattaagtgcatcaaataataaaataaaaaaaataaaaaacttaaataatttatataacttAAGAGAACTTAATTTGCATAATAACgaaatagaaaaaatagaaaatttaaataataacaaaaagttacaaatattaatattaagtaataattatataaaacatattgaagatattatttatttaaaatgtttggacaaattaaaatttttaaatataattaataatcCTATATGTAATATTCCAGATCTCCAAAATTTTGTAATGAAGAATTTAATAagtataaaatattttaataatattattttatcatctattaaaaaagtggacaaaaaacatatatatatacatcCCAATGAAGATTTGACAATTTATAAATCATCCataattaaagaaaaaggaatatcaaaaaatgaaaattcaaatccatatttttatattaaaaataattgtagtgatatagaaaattataaaaaaaatataagtgAAGCTTATCTATATGAATTAACTACATTACCTGATACATTAtttgatgaaaaaaaacagcctcccatttttaaaaaaattattaactatgaaaaaattaaagaaatatttttaacaGATCTGGGGGAAATTCATTTAGGAATTAT TGATAAAATACTTCTTCTTAATGAGGATCGAAAAAAATGCTCCGACCTTTTTGAAGAAGACGTAGAAAAATTTATCTCCCAGTATATGTTAAACAATATTGAAGAATataacaaattaaaaaaaagatcCAAGAAGGTTATACATTCATTGGAAGTTTTTTTGGATCAACCCAAAG aattTGAAAATATGATGATGCAAAAATGCCCTAATTActataaaaagaatatcgaaataaaaaataaagaacaAATTAACAACAGTGTTATTAAAAGATTTGAAGAAATTTCTAAAtctttaaatttaaatataattaaagaTGATTTATTAAACCTTGTTGAAGATAAAGAAACACACAATTATATAACAGATGAGACGACAAATATATGtactaataataattatatttatgttgataaagaaaaatataatactattaaaatatatatagaaaataatattaaagaaaatatattttttcgtgataaattaattaatgACGAATTAATGAATATCGTTGCtcttaataattttattgaaatatttaaaacaaACATTTCTAAAActattaaaagaataaatgATAACATTACAgattattttaaaaaattagatAAACTAGAAGAAAAGTTTAATACacaaattataaatttcttttcagaggtaaaaaataatgacCATCCATCAATTGTGTTAAg TGAAGATGAAATAAACGAATATTATTCTTACAAAAATTATCGATCTAATATTATGAACAATTTAGAGGATTACATATCAAGTAGTTACAATAAAGCTGGTAGTGTTTTAATtgaagaaaagaaaaaacatttatttttacaatCAAGAGATAGAATTG